One genomic window of Geoanaerobacter pelophilus includes the following:
- a CDS encoding XrtA system polysaccharide deacetylase — MLNALSIDVEDYFQVNAFARHVKREQWSQFQLRVAANTDLILEMLDDLSLKGTFFVLGWIAEREPELIKEIQRRGHEIACHGYGHELIFDIGLDRFREDVRRAKRIIEDLTGTQVNGYRAPSYSITYNSLWAINVLIEEGFTYDSSIFPVYHDTYGIPDSPRFPYLIKSASGTIREFPLTTYPLHIGGKVYHLPVAGGGYLRLLPTAFLSHAIRTINTKEGKPVVLYFHPWEIDPEQPRIKAGMKSRFRHYVNLDKTKAKLRSLLSTNKFGTMLQVLEHSTNLSEYSYGV, encoded by the coding sequence ATGCTTAACGCCCTGTCAATTGATGTAGAAGATTATTTCCAGGTTAATGCCTTTGCTAGACATGTCAAACGTGAACAATGGAGTCAATTCCAACTGCGTGTTGCCGCAAATACTGATCTTATTCTTGAAATGCTTGACGATTTGTCCTTGAAAGGAACATTTTTTGTTTTGGGGTGGATTGCTGAAAGAGAACCTGAATTGATAAAGGAAATACAACGAAGAGGTCATGAAATCGCTTGTCACGGGTATGGTCACGAGCTTATTTTTGACATCGGACTAGACCGTTTCCGTGAAGATGTTCGCCGTGCAAAAAGAATTATTGAGGATTTAACCGGTACTCAAGTTAACGGTTATCGCGCTCCAAGCTATTCAATTACGTATAATTCTCTCTGGGCTATTAATGTTCTCATAGAAGAAGGTTTTACTTATGATTCTAGTATCTTCCCTGTTTATCACGATACGTATGGCATACCAGATTCCCCTCGTTTCCCTTATCTCATAAAAAGTGCATCCGGTACTATTCGAGAGTTCCCTTTAACTACTTATCCTCTCCATATTGGCGGCAAGGTGTATCACCTCCCTGTGGCTGGGGGAGGGTATTTACGTTTGTTGCCCACGGCTTTTCTTTCCCATGCAATCCGCACTATCAACACTAAAGAAGGAAAGCCGGTTGTTCTATACTTTCACCCATGGGAGATTGATCCTGAACAGCCAAGAATCAAAGCCGGAATGAAGTCGCGTTTTAGGCATTATGTAAATCTCGATAAAACTAAGGCAAAACTTAGATCTCTTCTTTCTACAAATAAATTTGGTACAATGTTACAAGTTTTGGAGCATTCTACTAATCTCTCGGAATATAGTTACGGAGTATAA
- a CDS encoding TIGR03016 family PEP-CTERM system-associated outer membrane protein, which yields MNSVTHKVFLLLISGFILLPRAADAADVEFKPRLVVSEEYNDNILDTKTNKKTEFITRAMPGFSLKYFAKRLDLDSSYNFDYRYYAKGTKGDEYTHNLLSKATLSLIENFFFVQLSDSYKRVTLDVARDNTDESLFVNQSDQNIGVISPYLVWRVGSNSTIKTGYRYTNTWYKEPSGVDKREHYAFADASHELLSGFFLTWGYSFSDTNTSVNKFERHNAYGGFRYEYANKSYIFGKVGNTWQSFDTRKNISNVFWDAGLTHEFPIVTATLESKVQYSEDPLRSSIKETVYSGKFERALERGSLVFSGSYSEFEITETGVTDSKRVSLRALGKYEITDNLKLSLSVLGDRFNQKTPDDYPYRLTGIAGVSYSFNDGLIASLSYTHITNRNQIFETAGNKDINRYFVQLEKSF from the coding sequence ATGAATTCTGTTACCCATAAAGTTTTCCTTCTTCTCATCAGCGGTTTCATTTTACTGCCACGGGCAGCAGATGCCGCTGATGTTGAATTTAAACCGCGCCTTGTAGTGAGTGAAGAATATAATGACAATATTTTAGATACTAAAACCAATAAAAAGACAGAATTCATAACGAGGGCTATGCCTGGTTTCTCTCTTAAATATTTTGCCAAACGGCTTGATCTGGACTCATCCTATAATTTTGATTACCGATATTATGCGAAGGGAACTAAAGGCGACGAATACACGCACAATCTGTTATCAAAGGCAACTCTTTCACTTATTGAAAACTTTTTTTTCGTGCAACTATCAGATTCTTACAAAAGGGTTACTCTTGATGTCGCACGTGATAATACCGATGAAAGCCTTTTTGTCAATCAAAGTGATCAAAATATAGGAGTTATTTCACCTTATCTTGTCTGGCGTGTGGGAAGTAACTCTACGATCAAGACCGGATACCGATATACGAATACCTGGTACAAAGAGCCGTCTGGTGTGGATAAGAGGGAGCATTATGCCTTTGCCGATGCCAGCCATGAACTTTTGTCCGGATTTTTTTTGACATGGGGCTATTCATTCTCCGATACCAACACATCTGTCAACAAGTTTGAAAGGCACAATGCCTATGGCGGTTTCAGGTACGAGTACGCTAACAAGTCATACATTTTCGGCAAGGTAGGAAATACATGGCAATCTTTTGATACCAGGAAAAATATCAGCAATGTCTTTTGGGATGCTGGGTTAACCCATGAATTCCCGATAGTAACTGCCACGTTGGAATCTAAAGTGCAATATTCTGAGGATCCGCTACGCTCTTCGATCAAGGAAACAGTTTATTCAGGCAAATTTGAAAGAGCTTTAGAAAGAGGGAGCTTAGTGTTTTCAGGCTCATATTCTGAATTTGAAATTACAGAAACAGGCGTCACTGATAGCAAGCGCGTATCTCTACGCGCCTTGGGAAAATATGAGATTACCGACAACCTGAAACTGTCTTTATCGGTTTTGGGTGATCGGTTCAACCAAAAAACACCTGATGATTACCCTTACAGATTAACCGGCATTGCTGGGGTTTCGTATTCATTCAATGATGGTCTGATTGCCTCTCTTTCATACACACATATAACAAACAGAAATCAGATTTTCGAGACGGCTGGTAACAAGGATATTAATCGATATTTTGTCCAACTTGAAAAGAGTTTTTGA
- a CDS encoding exosortase/archaeosortase family protein: MDLSQTKPVNSPDRHNHKAVIAFSVLLIAFCTAYYPVFRSLIKTWYASDDASHGFLIIPAALYIVWRNRSRLSELPIVPSWWGMLLVVISLTLYLFAKLAGIATLSPLSLILTIAGSILFLGGYRFLVALLFPIALLLLMIPIPSQIYSALTLPLQLIVSKVSAITTTLIGIPVYLEGNVINLPNYTFEVVQACSGLRSIMSLFTLAALYGYFTLSSPLLRTFLFVLALPIAVLVNIARISVMVIAYYYFNFNLTSEPIHTWYGMAIFGLSFILFLLTQKVLSKWDK; the protein is encoded by the coding sequence ATGGATCTATCCCAGACAAAGCCTGTAAACAGTCCGGATCGACACAATCATAAGGCAGTAATTGCATTTTCAGTATTATTGATTGCATTTTGCACTGCATATTATCCGGTTTTCAGAAGTCTGATAAAGACTTGGTATGCATCTGATGATGCTTCGCATGGTTTTCTCATTATTCCGGCTGCTTTGTATATAGTCTGGCGAAATAGATCTCGGCTGAGTGAACTTCCAATTGTTCCATCCTGGTGGGGCATGCTGCTTGTTGTTATAAGCTTAACGCTTTATTTGTTTGCAAAACTTGCAGGTATTGCAACTCTTTCTCCGCTATCTTTAATACTGACTATTGCTGGTTCAATCTTATTTCTAGGTGGATACAGATTTTTAGTCGCTTTATTGTTCCCTATAGCATTACTTTTATTGATGATACCGATACCATCACAGATTTATTCAGCATTAACTTTACCACTGCAGCTTATTGTTTCAAAAGTTTCTGCTATAACAACGACTTTGATCGGAATACCGGTCTACCTCGAAGGCAATGTAATAAATCTTCCCAATTACACCTTTGAGGTTGTACAAGCCTGCAGCGGTCTCCGCTCGATAATGTCGCTTTTTACCCTTGCCGCATTGTACGGTTACTTTACGCTTTCATCACCACTCTTGAGGACTTTTTTGTTCGTTTTGGCATTGCCGATAGCCGTATTAGTGAATATTGCCAGGATTTCGGTTATGGTAATTGCTTATTATTATTTTAATTTCAATCTCACTTCAGAGCCAATTCACACTTGGTATGGTATGGCTATCTTTGGGTTGTCTTTTATCCTGTTTCTCTTAACTCAGAAAGTGTTGTCTAAATGGGACAAATAA
- a CDS encoding XrtA/PEP-CTERM system-associated ATPase: MYEAFFGLSLKPFDLVPNPEFLFLSKSHKKALTYLDYGIRERVGFILLTGEVGSGKTTIIRDMLKKHHEEVVIAKVFNTRVNSEQLIALINDDFGLPVAGKDKTSMLRDLNDFLVEQYAIGNFPVLIVDEAQNLTPKLLEEIRMLSNLETDSSKLLQIILVGQPELRKTMNSPGLRQLRQRISINCHLQPLSCPEMEQYIIHRLEVAGNASAVTFMPSAMDLIYCSSKGIPRLINIICDFLLISAFAEETKTLDEELVRDVIGELDFDGHFWGNNQIENELADLTPNATVNEDSISAQVAQSLLKITSRLDGMEKEAKILSDSINKEFSQRLTELQNAFMFHVKETDASLNAINSRIEKIRSHRDTNEQDSANGSKSSLVRKILGS; this comes from the coding sequence ATGTACGAAGCCTTTTTCGGTCTTTCTCTCAAACCGTTTGATCTTGTTCCCAATCCTGAGTTCCTTTTTCTTAGTAAATCACATAAAAAAGCTCTTACTTATCTCGATTATGGTATTCGTGAGCGGGTTGGGTTTATTTTACTGACCGGCGAAGTTGGTTCGGGCAAGACAACCATAATACGAGATATGCTAAAAAAACATCATGAAGAAGTTGTTATAGCCAAGGTATTTAATACTCGAGTCAATTCGGAGCAGCTTATTGCTCTCATCAATGATGACTTTGGCTTACCTGTAGCTGGTAAGGACAAGACATCAATGTTGCGTGATCTCAATGATTTTCTGGTAGAGCAATATGCTATTGGGAATTTCCCTGTTTTAATTGTTGACGAGGCTCAAAATTTGACCCCAAAATTACTAGAAGAGATTCGAATGCTTTCGAATTTGGAGACTGATAGCTCGAAGTTGCTGCAGATTATTCTCGTAGGACAGCCAGAGCTTAGAAAAACTATGAACTCTCCAGGTCTCAGACAATTGAGGCAACGGATAAGTATTAATTGCCATCTGCAACCACTATCATGCCCAGAGATGGAGCAATATATAATCCATAGGCTTGAAGTGGCTGGGAATGCCTCTGCCGTTACATTCATGCCGAGTGCCATGGATCTTATATATTGTAGCAGTAAGGGAATCCCGCGTTTAATAAATATTATCTGCGATTTCTTGCTGATTTCCGCTTTTGCAGAAGAGACTAAGACCTTGGATGAAGAGTTAGTAAGGGATGTTATTGGAGAACTGGATTTTGATGGGCATTTTTGGGGAAATAACCAGATTGAAAATGAACTTGCCGATTTGACTCCAAATGCAACAGTTAATGAAGATTCAATATCTGCTCAGGTTGCCCAATCTTTGCTGAAAATTACTTCTCGTCTTGATGGGATGGAGAAAGAAGCTAAAATTCTATCTGATTCTATAAATAAGGAATTTAGTCAGAGGCTTACAGAACTCCAGAATGCTTTTATGTTTCATGTAAAAGAAACAGACGCATCGTTAAATGCCATTAATTCTAGAATCGAAAAAATAAGAAGCCATAGAGATACCAATGAGCAGGATTCTGCAAATGGATCAAAATCAAGCCTAGTTAGAAAAATATTGGGGAGTTAA
- a CDS encoding exosortase C-terminal domain/associated protein EpsI, with protein MGQINLLKILILVTMFVLTAFGLSLVKHVEPKPKDQKLVNALSVIDGWHISADQRLDQKVIDALELDDYLFQTYNKGNDTLTLYIGYYLTAKKVGSAHDPMVCFPGQGWCLTKLGQPVITEAVSGIPVTYSVMVAEREGRKELVAYWFQAVKKTLPDTFGQKVSLLRQRMAGSNEDNAFVRITLSLDNRSKEDAVKIVDDFIRSFYPNFLNYIIGDQPPKGTGIK; from the coding sequence ATGGGACAAATAAATCTCCTCAAAATTCTAATTCTTGTCACTATGTTTGTGCTTACAGCATTTGGCTTGTCGCTTGTCAAGCATGTTGAACCCAAGCCAAAGGATCAAAAACTTGTAAATGCTTTGTCTGTAATTGACGGTTGGCATATATCTGCAGACCAGCGTTTGGATCAAAAAGTCATTGATGCCTTAGAGCTTGATGACTATCTGTTTCAAACATATAACAAAGGTAATGATACTCTCACTCTTTATATTGGCTACTACCTTACTGCCAAAAAAGTTGGCTCCGCTCATGATCCGATGGTTTGTTTTCCCGGGCAGGGGTGGTGCCTGACTAAGCTGGGTCAACCTGTTATAACTGAAGCTGTTTCTGGTATTCCGGTCACGTACTCAGTGATGGTTGCGGAACGGGAGGGGCGTAAAGAACTTGTTGCTTATTGGTTCCAGGCAGTGAAAAAAACGCTTCCCGACACTTTTGGTCAGAAGGTCAGTTTGCTGAGACAGAGAATGGCTGGGAGTAATGAAGACAATGCTTTTGTTAGAATTACACTATCATTAGATAATCGTTCCAAAGAGGATGCTGTAAAGATTGTTGATGATTTCATCCGGTCTTTTTATCCAAACTTCCTCAATTATATTATTGGAGACCAGCCACCTAAAGGCACTGGGATCAAATAG
- a CDS encoding XrtA-associated tyrosine autokinase gives MSRIEKALEKASQLRQRVPDISLDLPASNQISQSEPCKEQYPIHPQNRCINNALLVSANGSGSPIAEEYKKLKSNLIGLVRQGSLSNVIMVTSSIAGEGKSITALNLALSLAQEIDHTVLLIDADLRKPSAHKYLEIEHDCGLAEVLENKVEISNALVHTGIGRLVLMPAGTVSQNPVELFTSQRLTQIIKEIKNRYQDRFVIIDTPPILPFAETRTLSRLVDGVIFVVKERLASQATIAEGLLALEGANNLGIVYNEASICASDDRYGHYYNKHYQQNIS, from the coding sequence ATGAGCAGAATAGAAAAAGCACTCGAAAAAGCTTCACAATTACGGCAACGGGTACCGGATATTAGTCTAGATCTTCCGGCGAGCAATCAAATTAGTCAGTCTGAACCTTGCAAAGAACAGTACCCTATTCACCCGCAAAACAGGTGCATTAATAACGCACTTCTAGTTTCTGCAAATGGTTCAGGGTCTCCGATTGCCGAAGAGTATAAAAAACTAAAATCAAACCTTATCGGCTTGGTTAGACAGGGAAGTTTGTCAAATGTAATTATGGTTACTAGCTCTATTGCCGGCGAAGGGAAAAGCATTACGGCATTGAACCTGGCGTTGAGCCTAGCCCAAGAGATTGACCACACGGTCCTCCTGATCGACGCTGATCTGCGTAAACCCTCTGCTCATAAATATCTGGAAATTGAACATGACTGTGGACTAGCTGAGGTTTTAGAAAACAAGGTGGAAATCAGTAACGCTCTGGTTCACACAGGTATCGGAAGATTGGTGCTTATGCCTGCTGGCACGGTATCTCAGAATCCGGTTGAGCTTTTTACCTCTCAAAGGCTAACTCAAATTATCAAAGAAATTAAAAATCGCTATCAGGACCGTTTTGTGATTATTGATACTCCACCGATTCTCCCTTTTGCCGAAACCAGGACTTTGAGCAGGCTAGTAGACGGTGTAATTTTTGTTGTAAAGGAGAGGCTTGCTTCTCAAGCAACTATTGCTGAAGGGCTCTTAGCTTTAGAGGGGGCAAATAACCTTGGGATAGTATACAATGAAGCGTCAATATGTGCTTCTGATGATAGATACGGACATTATTATAACAAACATTATCAGCAAAATATTTCTTAG
- a CDS encoding glycosyltransferase family 2 protein has product MLLPLLIWSLLAVIYIYVGYPIIALIIARLSPRPIKQGQSLPTVSILIAAYNESHVIEATIKNKLSLNYPSDKLEIIVVSDGSTDGTDEIVGRFNCKQLRLLRQEPRAGKTSALNMAISEVSGEIIVFSDANSLYAPDALYHLVTNFSDPSVGYVTGKMVYTNPDGTVNAAGCSAYMKYENFLREVESKIGSVVGVDGGIDAVRKKLYRPMRPDQLPDFVLPLNVIDQGYRVVYEEKALLHEPALSGSSDEYRMRVRVSLRAYWALWDMRHLLFRYDNLLFAWQLWSHKVLRYLCFIFLVVALITNIALYSHGFLFKSLLATQIFCYVGGYASPLMEKMGCSSKLLGLCRYFTLLNIASAHAFIRFLRGQKQVLWTPRKG; this is encoded by the coding sequence ATGCTGCTTCCGTTACTCATCTGGTCACTCCTTGCAGTTATCTACATTTATGTAGGTTATCCTATTATTGCCCTAATAATTGCCCGATTATCCCCCAGACCAATCAAGCAAGGCCAATCTTTGCCAACTGTCTCAATTCTTATTGCTGCGTACAATGAATCGCATGTGATTGAGGCTACAATTAAGAATAAACTTTCTTTGAATTATCCTTCTGATAAGTTGGAAATCATTGTTGTTTCCGATGGCTCAACCGATGGGACTGATGAAATTGTTGGGCGGTTTAACTGCAAACAACTTCGCCTACTTAGACAAGAACCGCGGGCAGGCAAGACCTCTGCTCTTAATATGGCGATTTCAGAAGTGTCTGGTGAAATTATCGTGTTTTCAGATGCGAATTCCCTGTATGCGCCTGATGCACTCTATCATCTTGTTACTAACTTTTCAGACCCTTCAGTTGGTTATGTAACGGGAAAAATGGTCTATACCAACCCGGATGGGACTGTTAACGCCGCGGGTTGCTCTGCTTACATGAAGTATGAAAATTTCCTACGTGAGGTAGAAAGCAAAATTGGTTCTGTTGTTGGTGTTGACGGAGGGATAGATGCCGTTCGCAAAAAACTGTACCGGCCTATGAGGCCAGACCAACTTCCAGATTTTGTCCTTCCGCTTAATGTGATAGATCAGGGGTACAGGGTTGTTTATGAAGAAAAGGCCCTGCTTCATGAACCCGCTCTCTCCGGTTCATCCGATGAGTATCGAATGAGAGTCAGGGTTTCACTGCGAGCTTACTGGGCTTTGTGGGATATGCGACATCTGTTGTTTAGATATGATAATTTGCTTTTTGCCTGGCAACTTTGGTCTCACAAAGTTTTGCGGTATTTATGCTTCATTTTTCTTGTTGTCGCCCTGATCACAAACATTGCTCTGTATTCACATGGCTTCCTGTTTAAAAGCTTGCTTGCCACCCAAATTTTTTGTTACGTGGGAGGGTATGCTTCGCCATTAATGGAAAAAATGGGTTGTTCTTCCAAGTTATTAGGCCTTTGCCGATACTTTACCTTGCTCAATATCGCTTCTGCTCATGCTTTTATTAGGTTTTTGCGAGGGCAAAAGCAGGTTCTCTGGACGCCGAGGAAAGGTTGA